A stretch of Alligator mississippiensis isolate rAllMis1 chromosome 14, rAllMis1, whole genome shotgun sequence DNA encodes these proteins:
- the MOV10 gene encoding helicase MOV-10, which yields MPKFTFRERRAVGDRFVQFLKDMGQEHESSREVLRGIYSWKFKNSLVGETVPSFSSVLYTMGKSSRAEVRGDFVRFGKVKKTVVVADMYRRPQPKAGDQPTADQTPGPSQGPRRGRARDRAEFISTKHGVNVVSEHDRVNGRIRFAVTRNVPKTVTIQVQNNGTGPVTFLRCRPLRRQRELKFHDTQKVTCGQSLLLAPGNTHLIEVRCLTQNYGYFPVTLLFEFTADETGPFSTGRFVSAVANSRLAEELGPTAPYTPYQDGLQKPLTVLTEEGVPPDSSQRSDLEQDIPLPQYNYPQSLKDTIRHVPGTGTNNEWARLRSSLDAPLQFGNYMEKFQLLLHLEEVQMEVDIRRYDLQNTPMVHDSDNKRLLVLKVPGVAENRPSVLRGDHLFATLSSERGRRGLVQYKGYVHRVELERVKLGFSKGLLDCFVNNLLFDVTFTFNRLPLRVQHRAVQLATKQDLKDVLFPSFSAEMSFLQDGAQLRLFDRSLESNKEQCEAVRGIVSGLSRPAPYLIFGPPGTGKTVTMVEAIKQVLDRIKGSHVLACAPSNSAADLLCQRLLQHRDAREIYRLNASSRDYSQVPAAIKPCCNWDKAQGSYVYPGRDELQRYRVLVTTLVTAGRLVSAAFPPGHFSHVFIDECGHAVEPESVTAVAGMLSVMDQDTNPGGGQLVLAGDPKQLGPILRSPLGIEHGLGVSLLERLMHHNSLYQKAGGSYRSQFVTKLLRNYRSHAAIFEIPNELFYEGELQEHADRGITHSYCAWPELPKQGFPIIFHGVQGEDQREEKSPSFFNVAEIDAVVTYLKKLLKSQAKKGVPRISPKDIGIISPYRKQVEKIRKAITSLDQELKALPDIQELKVGSVEEFQGQERRVILVSTVRSCSEYLDMDEQFKLGFLKSPQRFNVAVTRAKALLIIVGNPMVLSKDPHWSRFLQYCLSGQGYTGYPYSEDAMDGDALADDLGALNLSEQPAGAQARESHLQQQVEPMWRHEH from the exons GTGAAAAAGACGGTGGTGGTCGCAGACATGTACCGGAGGCCTCAGCCCAAAGCTGGTGACCAGCCCACTGCAGACCAGACACCCGGCCCTAGCCAGGGTCCCCGCAGAGGGCGGGCCAGGGACAG GGCCGAGTTCATCAGCACCAAGCATGGGGTGAACGTGGTCTCTGAGCACGACCGGGTCAACGGCCGCATCCGTTTTGCTGTCACCCGCAATGTGCCCAAGACGGTCACAATCCAGGTGCAGAACAACGGCACAGGGCCTGTCACGTTCCTGCGGTGCCGGCCACTGCGGCGCCAGCGGGAACTCAAGTTTCACGACACGCAAAAAGTGACCTGTGGCCAGAGCCTGCTGTTGGCACCAG GTAACACCCACCTGATCGAGGTGCGGTGCCTGACCCAGAACTACGGCTACTTCCCCGTTACGCTGCTGTTTGAGTTCACGGCCGACGAGACCGGCCCCTTCTCTACCGGGCGCTTCGTGTCAGCCGTGGCCAACAGCCGGCTGGCGGAGGAGCTGGGGCCCACGGCGCCCTACACGCCATACCAGGACGGGCTGCAGAAGCCCCTCACCGTCCTCACGGAGGAGGGTGTCCCACCCGACAG ctcccagcgcTCTGATCTGGAGCAGGACATCCCGCTGCCCCAGTACAACTACCCACAGAGCCTAAAGGACACGATCCGGCACGTGCCTGGCACTGGCACCAACAACGAGTGGGCCAGGCTGCG GTCCTCCTTGGACGCGCCCCTGCAATTTGGGAATTACATGGAGaagttccagctgctgctgcacctcgaGGAGGTGCAGATGGAGGTCGACATCCGGCGCTACGACCTGCAGAACACTCCGATGGTGCACGACTCGGACAACAAGCGGCTGCTCGTCCTGAAG GTGCCCGGCGTGGCCGAGAACCGCCCCTCTGTGCTGAGGGGCGACCACTTGTTCGCGACGCTGAGCAGCGAGCGTGGCCGCCGCGGGCTGGTGCAGTACAAGGGCTATGTGCACCGCGTGGAGCTGGAGCGTGTCAAGCTGGGTTTCTCCAAGGG CCTGCTGGATTGCTTTGTGAACAACCTGCTCTTCGACGTGACTTTCACCTTCAACCGGCTGCCCCTGCGGGTGCAGCACCGGGCTGTCCAGCTGGCCACAAAGCAAGACCTGAAGGACGtcctcttcccctccttctcTGCTGAGATGTCCTTCCTGCAGGACGGTGCCCAGCTGCG CCTCTTCGACCGGAGCCTGGAGAGCAACAAGGAGCAATGCGAGGCTGTGAGGGGCATCGTGTCGGGGCTGTCCAGGCCCGCGCCCTACCTCATCTTTGGGCCGCCAGGGACAGGCAAGACGGTCACCATGGTGGAGGCCATCAAGCAG GTGCTGGACCGCATCAAGGGGTCGCACGTGCTGGCCTGTGCGCCCTCCAACAGCGCCGCCGACCTGCTCTGCCAGCGCCTGCTCCAGCACCGGGACGCGCGGGAGATCTACAGGCTCAACGCCAGCAGCCGGGACTACAGCCAGGTGCCCGCGGCCATCAAG ccctgctgcaactGGGACAAGGCGCAGGGGTCCTACGTGTACCCTGGCCGGGACGAGCTGCAACGCTACAGGGTCCTCGTCACCACGCTGGTCACGGCAGGGAG GCTGGTCTCGGCGGCGTTCCCTCCGGGCCACTTCTCCCACGTTTTCATTGATGAGTGTGGTCACGCCGTGGAGCCGGAAAGCGTGACCGCTGTCGCAG gtaTGCTGAGCGTGATGGACCAGGACACCAACCCCGGAGgtgggcagctggtgctggcaggggaccccaaGCAGCTGGGCCCCATTTTGAGGTCCCCGCTGGGCATCGAGCACGGCTTGG GCGTTTCGCTGCTGGAGCGGCTCATGCACCACAACTCACTGTACCAGAAGGCAGGTGGGAGCTACAGATCCCAGTTCGTCACCAAGCTGCTGAGGAACTACAG gTCCCACGCCGCCATCTTCGAGATCCCCAATGAGCTGTTCTacgagggggagctgcaggagcacgCTGACCGCGGCATCACCCACTCCTACTGTGCCTGGCCGGAGCTGCCCAAGCAG GGCTTCCCCATCATCTTCCATGGGGTCCAAGGGGAGGACCAGCGGGAGGAGAAGAGCCCCTCCTTCTTCAACGTGGCCGAGATTGACGCCGTGGTCACCTACCTCAAGAAGCTACTGAAGAGCCAGGCCAAGAAGGGCGTCCCCCGCATCTCGCCCAAGGACATCGGCATCATCTCCCCGTACAGGAAGCAG GTGGAGAAGATCCGCAAGGCCATCACCAGCCTGGACCAGGAGCTGAAGGCACTGCCAGACATCCAGGAGCTGAAG GTCGGCTCCGTGGAGGAGTTCCAGGGCCAGGAGCGGCGCGTGATCCTCGTCTCCACCGTGCGCAGCTGTAGCGAGTACCTGGACATGGACGAGCAGTTCAAGCTTGGCTTCCTCAAGAGTCCCCAG AGGTTCAATGTGGCTGTCACCAGGGCCAAAGCTCTCTTGATCATCGTGGGCAACCCGATGGTCCTCAGCAAGGACCCGCACTGGTCCAG GTTCCTGCAGTACTGCCTGTCGGGACAGGGGTACACGGGCTACCCGTACAGCGAGGACGCCATGGACGGAGATGCCCTGGCTGACGATCTCGGCGCCCTCAACCTGAGTGAACAGCCAGCAG GAGCCCAAGCAAGGGAGAGCCACCTCCAGCAGCAAGTGGAGCCGATGTGGAGACACGAACACTGA
- the RHOC gene encoding rho-related GTP-binding protein RhoC, giving the protein MAAIRKKLVIVGDGACGKTCLLIVFSKDQFPEVYVPTVFENYIADIEVDGKQVELALWDTAGQEDYDRLRPLSYPDTDVILMCFSLDSPDSLENIPEKWTPEVKHFCPNVPIILVGNKKDLRNDEHTRRELAKMKQEPVKPEEGRDMANRINAFGYLECSAKTKEGVREVFEMATRAGLQVRKNKKRRGCPLL; this is encoded by the exons ATGGCAGCCATCCGGAAGAAGCTGGTGATCGTGGGCGACGGGGCGTGCGGGAAGACCTGCCTGCTGATCGTGTTCAGCAAGGACCAGTTCCCCGAGGTCTATGTGCCCACCGTCTTTGAGAACTACATTGCGGACATTGAAGTCGATGGAAAGCAG GTGGAGCTGGCTCTCTGGGACACAGCGGGGCAGGAGGACTACGACAGGCTGCGTCCGCTCTCCTACCCGGACACGGACGTCATCCTCATGTGCTTTTCTCTCGACAGCCCGGACAGCCTAG AAAACATCCCTGAGAAGTGGACCCCGGAGGTGAAGCACTTCTGCCCCAATGTGCCCATCATCCTGGTGGGCAACAAGAAGGACCTGCGCAACGACGAGCACACGCGCCGTGAGCTCGCCAAGATGAAGCAG GAGCCAGTGAAGCCGGAGGAAGGGCGGGACATGGCAAACCGGATCAATGCCTTCGGGTACTTGGAGTGCTCGGCCAAGACGAAGGAGGGAGTGCGGGAGGTGTTCGAGATGGCCACGCGCGCCGGGCTGCAGGTGCGCAAGAACAAGAAGCGCAGAGGCTGCCCGCTGCTGTGA
- the PPM1J gene encoding protein phosphatase 1J — translation MLGRVRTAVAHLVGGQPPAPAPEPAAPEPAAPGPAPAEGFSRPAFLQLSPEELQRADDHAGRAVQSPRGTRRRLPWSTGYAEVINSGKSQHNEDQACCEVVFVQRRPGQRRNPAAGESEWGRKSLYFHYWGLFDGHAGSGAAIMASKLLHRHVCEQLRDLVDILQDPAPAPICLQSDARVPAEASRAALAEEDAEPLNDALPRFHLEKAVSHESLVIGAIENAFKQMDDQIERERATRHVSGGCCALVAVYLLGKFYVANAGDSRAIIIRNGEIIPMSREFTPETERQRLQFLGFLRPELLGNEFTHLEFPRRIQHKELGKKMLYRDQSMNGWAYKKIEEDDLKFPLIYGEGKKARVMATIGVTRGLGDHDLKVYSSNIHIKPFLCCYPEVRVYDLTQYEHCPDDVLVLGTDGLWDVTNDKEVAEVVMDVLMGYEPNDPCRYTMVAQELVVRSRGVLKERGWRLANDKLGSGDDISVFVIPLGGPGNYT, via the exons ATGCTGGGCCGGGTGCGCACGGCCGTGGCGCACCTGGTCggggggcagcccccagccccggccccggagCCCGCGGCCCCGGAGCCCGCtgcccccggccccgcgccggCCGAGGGCTTCTCGCGGCCGGCCTTCCTGCAGCTGAGCCCGGAGGAGCTGCAGCGGGCGGACGACCACGCGGGCAGAGCCGTGCAGAGCCCCCGCGGCACGCGCCGCCGCCTGCCCTGGAGCACCGGCTACGCCGA GGTGATAAACTCAGGGAAGAGCCAGCACAACGAGGACCAGGCCTGCTGCGAGGTGGTGTTCGTGCAGCGGAGGCCCGGCCAGAGGCGTAACCCAGCCGCGGGAGAGTCCGAGTGG GGCAGGAAGAGCCTGTACTTCCACTACTGGGGGCTGTTTGACGGACATGCGGGCAGCGGTGCCGCCATCATGGCCTCCAAGCTGCTTCACCGGCACGTGTGCGAGCAGCTCCGGGACCTGGTGGACATCCTGCAGGACCCGGCACCcgcccccatctgcctgcagaGCGATGCCAGGGTGCCGGCCGAGGCGAGCCGGGCCGCCTTGGCGGAGGAGGATGCGGAGCCCCTCAACGACGCCCTGCCCCGCTTCCATCTGGAGAAGGCAGTCTCCCACGAGAGCCTGGTGATCGGTGCCATTGAGAACGCCTTCAAGCAGATG GATGACCAGATTGAGCGGGAGCGGGCGACGCGGCACGTGTCCGGCGGCTGCTGTGCCCTGGTGGCCGTTTACTTGCTGGGGAAGTTCTACGTGGCGAACGCGGGGGACAGCAG GGCCATTATCATCCGTAACGGGGAAATCATTCCAATGTCCCGGGAGTTTACTCCAGAGACagagaggcagaggctgcagtttTTA GGGTTTCTGAGACCCGAATTGCTGGGAAACGAGTTCACGCACCTCGAGTTCCCCCGGAGGATCCAGCACAAGGAGCTGGGGAAGAAGATGCTGTACCGTGACCAAAGCATGAACGGCTG GGCCTACAAGAAGATAGAGGAGGATGACCTCAAGTTCCCACTCATCTATGGAGAAGGCAAAAAG GCGCGGGTCATGGCCACCATTGGGGTGACACGGGGCCTGGGAGACCACGACCTGAAGGTGTATAGCTCCAACATCCACATCAAACCCTTCCTGTGCTGCTACCCCGAG GTCCGGGTGTACGACCTCACGCAGTACGAGCACTGCCCCGACGACGTCCTGGTGCTGGGCACTGACGGCCTGTGGGACGTCACCAACGACAAGGAGGTGGCCGAAGTAGTCATGGATGTGCTGATGGGCTACGAGCCCAATGATCCCTGCAG GTACACCATGGTGGCGCAGGAGCTGGTGGTTCGGTCCCGGGGGGTGCTGAAGGAGCGCGGCTGGCGCCTGGCCAACGACAAGCTGGGCTCCGGGGACGACATCTCCGTCTTCGTCATCCCGCTGGGCGGCCCCGGCAATTACACGTGA